The stretch of DNA GATCTCAACGGCAAATTTAGTGGGAACGTTTCAAAAGGAGATGCTACAATCATAAATACTATTGCTCATACGGGTAGGCAGAGCTTAAAAACAATGAATGGGCAGAGGGGATTTATCTACACTATTTCCTCGCCTAATTTGATAGTAGGTAAAGATTATGTAGCAAGTGTTTGGGTGAAAAACTTTACAACGTCTGCTCCTGCAGCCTCAGCCTTGTATTACAAGATAAACGGAGGAGCCCCTATATATTCTAATGTTACTTCAAAGAAAGCAGGAGACTGGTATCTCATTAATTTGCGTATTCCTGGTTCTCAAATACCAACTGGAGCTGTTCTGGAAGTCGGTGCAGTTAATAACGCCACTTCGGGTGAGGTTTATTTTGATGACTTTCGTTTCCAACCCCTTAACTCATCGAGTTTGGCCTATGTATATGATCCATGGACCGGAGAATTAAACTATATTTTGGATAATAATAATTTATTTTCCAAGTATGAGTATGATAATGCAGGTAGATTAGTTAAGACGAGTAGGGAGACATTAAATTATGGAGTGAAGCTAGTTGCAGAATCAAACTATAACTATGGGCAACAATATGGTTCAATAGAAGATTGGAAAAGAACAGGAATCACTCGATGTCAACTTATAAATGGTGTATATACAGGTTTCTTAGAAGAAGAACAAAAAGATACCAATTCCAAGAGTGCAACATATAACTCTACAAGATGGGTTAGAACGGAACAATCAGCAAACTGCAGATATACAACTATATTCTTATATACTCAAGTATCTTCTGGCTATGAAATGGTTCTTCAAAATGCTTATAAATCATATACATTTTCACTTCCTATTAGTGGTAGCATGCAACAGCAGGAATTGAATATTCTTCCGGGTAATTATTCCGTTTATGTGCGATCCTTATCAGGTAATGCCCCTTATGGAGAATATAGGGTTCAGGTTGGAGGAAACACCCAGTCAACTCCAACTGGTTTTTCTAATGTCAATCTAAATGCAGATCAAACAATTATGATTTATAAGTAGTTATGAAGGCTTTTTGTTTTTTTATAATAATAGTTAGTTCACTCCTGATAGCTGATTTAGCTAATGCACAGATAATACAATCTCAGGATGCAATTGTATTACCTGTAAGTGGACAACCCTCTCTTACAATCGGGAATGGTTCAAATATTCAATATATAAGTGGACAGTCAATAACGTTATTACCTGGTGTTCATATTCAAGGTGGTGCAAATTTCGAGGCAAAAATCAGTTCTTTTGTGATCAATCCTGCACCTTCAAATCCCAATACAAACAATGAAATGAATTGGATTGTAAACAAGATTTTTGATGAAAACGGCAATGCTATTAGTGAAAATAAGTCCTTTTTTGATTATAGTGGAAAGCCTTTGCAAAATCAATGGAGAGATATCAGTCGGGGGCATGTTTTAGCCTCGCAAACACTTTATGATGCTTTTCAGCAGCCTGTAATATCTACCCTGCCGGCTCCTACTAATAATGGTGCATTCGCTTACAAGGGTGATTTTGTTCAGAATGCATCAGGAACAGTGTATAACTATCAGAACTTTGATACGAACGGTAAACTTAATGCTCCGGATGTTGTAGGTAAAACTACAATTGGAACTCTTGGCTGGTATTATAGTACAAATAATACCTTTGAGAAATATGTACCCGAAACTAGCTATCCTTACAGTCGTTCTGATTTCTATAATGATGGTTCAGGTGAAGGTCGACGAGCTGCCGGAGTTGGAGATCAATTAAAAATGGGTAGTGGTCATGAATCGCAAGCAATGACATTACCCGTTACCAGTGAATTAAACAATTATATAGCTGTACGAAATAAGTTCTTTGCGGTTGATAGTGTGGGCAGCTTGCCGTCTTCTTTATTGAATGAGACTTATCAAACTGTGGGAATCGATCCAAACGGGCAAAAAGGCATTTCTATTACAGATAAAAACGGAAAAGCCTTAATGAGTGCCCGATGGTTAAGTACTGCAACAGCTGCCTGGTATGCACCTGTCAATACGGTAACTCTGAGTTCCAATCAATATACCTATACAATTGATCCTGCGAGTTCAGTTAATAGTAATTATTCATACCTGGAGAAAATTACATTAGTTGGAGATGGGACAGTGCGTGTATTTCATTCAGGGGGCTTGGTGTATACGGGAATTGCTTCAGGTTATTCATCACCTCCAATTGTAGGAGGTGCAATGATTGTTAGAATTGAATCAGATAAACCTTTTAAGGTGAATTATAATGGGGTTTCGGGTAGTGTTTCACAAACAGCTTGTTCAGACTGTGATGCCGATTACAAAGGTAACGCGTTTCATTATTTTTCCTTGTTAAAACCTTCCGCAATTACTGTTACGGGAGGAGCTTATACTATATATGATCTGACCACTGATCTCGTGGTAAGTGGAACAACTCTTCCTGCTGGGTTTTACAAAATTATTCCGGATAGTCTAAAGAGTGATATAACATTAACTTACACTAATGCCTTTGAGGACATCAGCTATAATTTCTATAACCAACTAGGGCAATTAGTAGCCACTATTGCTCCTGAAGGTGTAAAACAGTTATTGCAGACTAATTTTAACAATATTTCCAAAAAGGAGAATATTCCTTTTAGTACTTTTTATAATTACGATGCCAGAGGACAATTAATGAGAGTAAAAGTATGGGATGGAGGAACGACAGAATACGCCTACCGTAAAGATGGTAACATTCGTTTCTCGCAAAACTCCTTGCAGGTTGCCAAAAATAGTTTTTCTTATACTAATTACGATCAATATGGCAGAGCGGTTGAATCAGGTGAATATGTGTATGGCACTACAGGAACTAATTTTACTTCCGCAAAGGCATCATCTACCATTTTAGAAAGTATTGCAAATGATGGCGGTCTTGCTAATTTTTCAACCTTAAAAATGGATTGGGTAAGAACGGAATATGATGTAGCATCCAAAAATGTAAATGCAGTAGCTTCCGGATATGTCCAGGATTTTACCTACGGCGGGATCGCCTATACGCAAAGTGCTAACAGTGAAACTTGGTACAGCTATGATGACCAGGGACAATTGACCTGGAAAGTGCAGAATATTACTGGTTTGGGAACAAAAACCATCGACTATACTTACGATTTTAATGGCAATGTACTGCAGGTTGTTTATCAAAAGAATACTCCGGCAGAACGCTTCTACCATGATTATGAATATGATCTGGATAAGCGGTTAAGTGTTGTATACACCAGCAAAGATGGCGCAAGTAAAACCCTTGAAGCCAAGTATTACTATTATTTGCATGGTCCTTTGAAGCGGGTGGAACTCGCCGATAATTTACAGGGCATCGACTATACATATACGCCCCAAGGGTGGTTAAAAACTATCAATCATCCAAGTGGCGACAAATCCAAAGACCCGGGACAAGATGGTAGTACCAATTCATTCGCACAGGATGTATTTGGAATGAGTATGGAATATTTTAGCGGGGATTATATTCGATCAGGTAGCAATATAGCTAGTGTGAGTCCTGGAACTGGGTATACGCCATATTATAATGGAAATATTCAGGGCCTGACTTGGAGTAATAAACAAACTACTGGTGGAACAGCTAGTGCAAAAATGTCAGCCTTTAAATATGATGCAAAATACCAATTAAATGAATCAGTTCAAGGTACGCCCGATTATTCAAAAGGAACTTTTATCGGGTCAAACGCTTATAAAGAAACGTTTACCTATCGGGATGCTCACGGAAATATCGGCTCTCTGACAAGAAATGATGGATTAGGAAATGTAGTGGATAACTTTAGCTATACATATGGAGCCAATAGCAACAGGTTAACAGCTGTACCAGGATACTCCAGTTATGAATACGATGCATTAGGTCAATTAACCCGACAAAATAAAAGTACCACTAATGATATAAAAGTAAAGTATGATGTAACTGGAAAAGTAATCGCATTATATGACAAAGATGATAATCTTAAAGTAAGTTATACTTACGATGAGAATGGCCAGCGGATAAAAAAAGAAGATAAAACAACCGGACTCATTACCTGGTACGTAAGTGATGTTGCTGGTGCAACAATGGCCATTTATGAGAAACAGAGTACAGGTGCGATAAACCTGATGGAACAGCCAATTTATGGAGCTGATCGTTTGGGGACATTCTTCGTACAAGGTAGTATTAGAAGATATGAACTGAAAGATCACATGGGAAATGTGCGAGGGCTCTTGTTACGTAGCAAAAATGGAATTAATGCTGATATTTACAGTTTCAAAGATTATTATGCCTTTGGTAGTAAATCTCAAAGTGGCGGAACTGATGATTATCGTTATGACTACCAAGGGCAATATGCTGAAAAAGATAAGGAAACTGATTGGAATGCCTTTGATCTACGCATGTACGATGCCAAAATAGGCCGTTGGTTGAGTGTGGATCCTAAAAATCAATACTGGTCTCCTTATGTGGGGATGGGAAATAATCCAGTTTCAAGAACTGACCCTGACGGAGGTTTAGATGGTTGGTATAATGATGAAAATGGAAATGCGACTTTTAATAAAGATGTTAATAGTCAAGGAGATTTAGCAACATTAGGTATAAAGGGTTCTTATATTGGGCAATCCTTTTCGGGACACGACAAAAATGGATACGGAATTGCAGGAGATAAATTTGGGAATTTGTCAATGAGTTTACCTGAAGTTGAAGTATCTACTCAAAGAGATTTTTGGAGGAATGCAACAAAGAATAATCCATATATGCCAACTCAATTTTTCGATGGTATAGGAATTCAGGTTACCTTTTCTGCTTCAACTTATTTTGGCACATATAATTACACCGCTGGTTTATATTTAGATAATTATGGTTTTCGTGGTTTTGTTAACACTGGATTAGGATTTGGAGCTCATACACCAGGATTTGGTGTCACTCCAAGTGTCTTTGGAGTGAATTATAATTCATCTAGGATTCCAGACCCAGATAATGCGTTTGCTGGTAATTCAGTTGCTAGTGCTTTTGGTGCTGGACCAATTAGCTTTTCCATTGCCCAAAGTTCAAAAGATAAAAATCCATTTATTGATATTCCTAGTTGTACCGTTTATACGTTTGGGCGAAATCTAATTTCCTCCTACAGCTTTGAAACCAATATTAGTAGAACATTTCTAATGGGATTTGATTTTCATGATCGTCATTTAAAACAGTAAATAATGAAAAAAAATATTTTATACATTCTGATTGCACTGATTTTAGCTGGATGTTATGGCCAAGATTGCAACAAGGAGAATATCAGAATCCAAAAATTGTCTTACAATTTCAAAATAACAAAAAAATACAAGGAAGATCATCAAGGAGTTATTGAAGGAATTGATAGCTTAGGTAAAATTCAAAAATTTCAAT from Solitalea canadensis DSM 3403 encodes:
- a CDS encoding RHS repeat domain-containing protein, whose translation is MKAFCFFIIIVSSLLIADLANAQIIQSQDAIVLPVSGQPSLTIGNGSNIQYISGQSITLLPGVHIQGGANFEAKISSFVINPAPSNPNTNNEMNWIVNKIFDENGNAISENKSFFDYSGKPLQNQWRDISRGHVLASQTLYDAFQQPVISTLPAPTNNGAFAYKGDFVQNASGTVYNYQNFDTNGKLNAPDVVGKTTIGTLGWYYSTNNTFEKYVPETSYPYSRSDFYNDGSGEGRRAAGVGDQLKMGSGHESQAMTLPVTSELNNYIAVRNKFFAVDSVGSLPSSLLNETYQTVGIDPNGQKGISITDKNGKALMSARWLSTATAAWYAPVNTVTLSSNQYTYTIDPASSVNSNYSYLEKITLVGDGTVRVFHSGGLVYTGIASGYSSPPIVGGAMIVRIESDKPFKVNYNGVSGSVSQTACSDCDADYKGNAFHYFSLLKPSAITVTGGAYTIYDLTTDLVVSGTTLPAGFYKIIPDSLKSDITLTYTNAFEDISYNFYNQLGQLVATIAPEGVKQLLQTNFNNISKKENIPFSTFYNYDARGQLMRVKVWDGGTTEYAYRKDGNIRFSQNSLQVAKNSFSYTNYDQYGRAVESGEYVYGTTGTNFTSAKASSTILESIANDGGLANFSTLKMDWVRTEYDVASKNVNAVASGYVQDFTYGGIAYTQSANSETWYSYDDQGQLTWKVQNITGLGTKTIDYTYDFNGNVLQVVYQKNTPAERFYHDYEYDLDKRLSVVYTSKDGASKTLEAKYYYYLHGPLKRVELADNLQGIDYTYTPQGWLKTINHPSGDKSKDPGQDGSTNSFAQDVFGMSMEYFSGDYIRSGSNIASVSPGTGYTPYYNGNIQGLTWSNKQTTGGTASAKMSAFKYDAKYQLNESVQGTPDYSKGTFIGSNAYKETFTYRDAHGNIGSLTRNDGLGNVVDNFSYTYGANSNRLTAVPGYSSYEYDALGQLTRQNKSTTNDIKVKYDVTGKVIALYDKDDNLKVSYTYDENGQRIKKEDKTTGLITWYVSDVAGATMAIYEKQSTGAINLMEQPIYGADRLGTFFVQGSIRRYELKDHMGNVRGLLLRSKNGINADIYSFKDYYAFGSKSQSGGTDDYRYDYQGQYAEKDKETDWNAFDLRMYDAKIGRWLSVDPKNQYWSPYVGMGNNPVSRTDPDGGLDGWYNDENGNATFNKDVNSQGDLATLGIKGSYIGQSFSGHDKNGYGIAGDKFGNLSMSLPEVEVSTQRDFWRNATKNNPYMPTQFFDGIGIQVTFSASTYFGTYNYTAGLYLDNYGFRGFVNTGLGFGAHTPGFGVTPSVFGVNYNSSRIPDPDNAFAGNSVASAFGAGPISFSIAQSSKDKNPFIDIPSCTVYTFGRNLISSYSFETNISRTFLMGFDFHDRHLKQ
- a CDS encoding lipoprotein — encoded protein: MKKNILYILIALILAGCYGQDCNKENIRIQKLSYNFKITKKYKEDHQGVIEGIDSLGKIQKFQYTSFFYLDDLAQPGDSFQKDSTNFIFILRKEKIKYSFKWDCTTSGVLLQTDTLHK